One Leptospira bourretii DNA segment encodes these proteins:
- the ilvD gene encoding dihydroxy-acid dehydratase, which yields MTLNRYSRILTQDESLPASQAMIIGSGVPYEDLNKPFIGIGSTGFDGNPCNMHLTTLASLQKKSVLDTKQMVGLLFNTIGVSDGITNGNDGMRYSLPSREIIADSIETISGAHYYDGIIFTAGCDKNMPGAIMAMSRLNRPSIMVYGGTINGGNYKGEKLNIVSAFEAYGKKINGKITEEDFKEVIKNSCPGPGACGGMYTANTMATAIEVMGMSLPYSSSSPARSEEKKKECMNIGKYMYNLLEKDIKPSDIITPKSILNALRVVTILGGSTNAALHMIAIARTMGIPLDLEQIQKVTDTTPLLADMKPSGKYLMEDLHAIGGTPAIMKFMLREGLIDGSCLTVTGKTIAENLEGLPDLPSDQDLLRPVSNPIKKEGHIQVLYGNIAKKGAVAKITGHEGEMFEGNAICFDSEVEANAGIRDGKVKPGHVVVIRYVGPKGGPGMPEMLKPTSAIIGAGLGDNVALITDGRFSGGSHGFVVGHITPEAMEGGELALVQDGDKILIDARTNKLELIVSPEELEKRRATWKKPPYRITSGYLWKYIQMVKDASTGCLTDR from the coding sequence ATGACTTTGAATCGATATAGCCGCATTCTTACCCAAGATGAATCCCTTCCTGCCTCCCAAGCAATGATCATTGGATCTGGAGTTCCTTATGAAGATTTAAATAAACCATTCATTGGAATTGGAAGCACTGGATTTGATGGAAATCCTTGTAACATGCACCTCACCACTCTTGCATCCTTACAAAAGAAAAGTGTATTAGATACAAAACAAATGGTGGGTCTATTATTTAACACCATTGGTGTTAGTGATGGAATCACGAATGGAAATGATGGGATGCGTTATTCATTACCTTCCAGAGAAATTATTGCCGACTCCATCGAAACAATTTCAGGTGCACATTATTATGATGGGATTATCTTTACTGCTGGTTGTGATAAAAATATGCCAGGTGCCATTATGGCAATGTCAAGACTCAACAGGCCATCCATCATGGTGTACGGTGGAACGATCAATGGCGGAAATTACAAAGGTGAAAAATTAAATATTGTTTCTGCTTTTGAAGCTTATGGAAAAAAAATTAACGGCAAAATCACTGAAGAAGATTTTAAAGAAGTAATTAAGAATTCCTGCCCAGGCCCTGGAGCTTGTGGTGGAATGTATACGGCAAACACTATGGCAACGGCAATTGAAGTGATGGGAATGAGTTTGCCTTATAGTTCCTCTTCTCCTGCTCGTAGTGAAGAAAAAAAGAAAGAATGTATGAATATTGGAAAGTATATGTACAATCTTCTTGAAAAGGATATCAAACCTTCTGATATCATCACTCCCAAATCCATTCTAAATGCACTTCGTGTGGTGACCATTCTTGGTGGTTCCACAAATGCTGCCTTACATATGATTGCGATTGCAAGGACAATGGGCATTCCACTTGATTTGGAACAAATTCAAAAAGTAACCGACACAACTCCACTGTTAGCTGATATGAAACCAAGTGGAAAGTATCTTATGGAAGACCTTCATGCCATTGGTGGAACTCCTGCCATCATGAAATTTATGTTACGTGAAGGTTTGATTGATGGATCTTGTTTAACCGTCACTGGAAAAACCATTGCAGAAAACTTGGAAGGACTTCCTGATTTACCAAGTGACCAAGACTTACTGAGACCTGTCAGTAACCCCATCAAAAAAGAAGGCCATATCCAGGTTCTTTACGGCAACATTGCCAAAAAAGGTGCTGTGGCAAAAATCACAGGCCATGAAGGGGAAATGTTTGAAGGGAATGCCATTTGTTTTGATTCCGAAGTGGAAGCCAACGCAGGAATTCGAGATGGTAAAGTAAAACCAGGCCATGTGGTTGTGATTCGTTATGTAGGACCAAAAGGAGGACCGGGAATGCCGGAAATGTTAAAACCAACTTCTGCCATCATCGGTGCAGGTCTTGGGGATAACGTAGCCCTCATTACGGATGGAAGATTTTCTGGAGGAAGCCATGGATTTGTTGTGGGTCATATCACACCTGAAGCCATGGAAGGTGGAGAATTGGCCCTAGTCCAAGATGGTGACAAAATTCTCATTGATGCACGCACCAACAAACTTGAGTTAATTGTATCACCGGAAGAACTAGAAAAAAGAAGGGCTACTTGGAAAAAACCTCCGTACCGGATTACCTCTGGGTATCTTTGGAAATACATCCAGATGGTAAAAGATGCCAGTACGGGTTGTTTGACAGACCGTTAA
- a CDS encoding TonB-dependent receptor plug domain-containing protein, with amino-acid sequence MKYTKSIIYIFCLGWFLPLYADGNLEVVFQIVKSNSGKPVTNAVVISKKGKASGVSNEEGIAKLRFPEPGYYEIKISTADRTESVFREVRFKGQVILVTISEANLSGILVSGERDKTPLSRYGLVQEEIKRLPGVSGDSLKALQTIPGVVIGAPVGILPSVFTNIGTNLLTGNPYSNSERGDLSLRGGGTRQNQYYFDGFPLSYPFHLGNQSSVLNNNLIKSFDVFTGAFPAKYGYATGGIIAIEGTDRVDENKTVININLFLSDIYNQSKVLPGLAMISSGRKNYPNLVLLQAYPQGIPEDAKYAEYQDYQWKLIWDISSEHRLSIQTFGTRDRQAYTKAQADLERGGEDPRPPTGLDRMFRTDAIRYVWKGKTFRNTLSYSRTSFNEFFELRFTNPLTAENIFGLQNRTADTTTYVHNAFEWELWEEHLKLEAGVQGRFRETTLKGENISSYNRLFYNIFNDLLNSNAAFRSVIDGDRIRYREKSAYAELPFKYGGFRLTPGARVDNYSGSNETNLAPRITGGYLFESTKTGFMVGHGIHYNAPVSIEALSAKSGNPNLYMERSEHNSVGVSQEFANNWQIKIEGFRNIFQNIIVPDAYIVDPYALNNDTRVFVNETAKVLANPITPKNLNYSNAGYGHSEGVEIFIKKTKDPREQSGLFGWISYTNSITKRINNQARLSSDETRNRTLLNNSRTLLAQSKIGTNYINYYDDNQFEVVYNNDKEQLYDLDRTHILNIVFGYKFNPEWMVGGRFRYFSGTPYTPITSATRANQAATFGLNLYFPNYSGNYNSDRFLPFHQFDLRIDRIENYSWGYINTYIEFVNFYGRRNQAGFEFDNTKNYQRNQNPAPTYDTVNSPYIISQTPNGKLAFIPLINIGMEVRF; translated from the coding sequence ATGAAATATACCAAATCGATCATTTATATTTTTTGTTTGGGATGGTTTTTACCTCTGTACGCAGATGGAAACCTAGAAGTTGTATTCCAAATTGTAAAATCCAATTCTGGCAAACCTGTCACAAATGCTGTGGTGATTTCAAAAAAAGGCAAAGCTAGTGGAGTTTCCAATGAAGAGGGGATCGCCAAACTTCGATTTCCCGAACCTGGGTATTATGAAATAAAAATCTCTACTGCCGACAGAACCGAATCTGTGTTTCGCGAAGTTCGATTCAAAGGGCAGGTGATCCTCGTCACCATCTCAGAAGCAAACCTATCGGGAATTTTAGTTAGCGGAGAAAGGGACAAAACTCCTCTTTCTCGGTATGGACTTGTACAAGAGGAAATCAAACGACTCCCCGGAGTTTCTGGTGATTCCTTAAAAGCTCTCCAAACCATTCCGGGTGTTGTGATTGGTGCCCCCGTCGGAATTTTACCATCAGTCTTTACAAACATTGGAACCAATTTGTTAACCGGAAATCCCTATTCCAATAGTGAAAGAGGAGATTTATCCTTACGCGGTGGTGGGACAAGACAAAACCAATATTATTTTGATGGATTTCCACTTTCTTATCCATTCCATTTGGGAAATCAATCTTCCGTACTAAATAACAATTTAATTAAATCCTTTGATGTATTTACAGGTGCTTTTCCAGCTAAATATGGTTATGCGACTGGTGGGATTATTGCCATCGAAGGTACTGATCGTGTTGATGAAAATAAAACAGTCATCAATATTAATTTGTTTTTATCAGATATTTATAACCAATCCAAAGTCCTGCCAGGACTGGCAATGATCAGCTCTGGAAGGAAAAACTATCCTAACTTGGTTTTATTACAGGCCTATCCGCAAGGGATTCCTGAAGATGCAAAGTATGCAGAGTATCAAGATTACCAATGGAAATTGATTTGGGATATTAGTTCAGAACACCGACTTTCCATCCAAACGTTTGGAACACGAGATAGGCAAGCATACACCAAAGCCCAAGCAGATTTGGAAAGGGGAGGAGAAGACCCGCGTCCTCCGACTGGCCTTGACCGAATGTTTCGCACTGATGCCATCCGATACGTTTGGAAGGGAAAAACATTTCGAAATACCCTATCATACTCACGCACTTCCTTTAATGAATTTTTTGAATTGAGATTTACGAATCCACTGACAGCAGAAAATATTTTTGGATTACAAAATCGAACTGCTGATACCACCACCTATGTTCATAATGCTTTTGAATGGGAACTTTGGGAAGAACATCTTAAATTAGAAGCGGGTGTCCAAGGTCGGTTCCGCGAGACCACATTAAAAGGAGAGAATATCTCTTCTTATAACCGATTATTTTATAATATATTTAATGATCTTTTAAATTCCAATGCTGCTTTTCGATCCGTGATCGATGGAGATCGAATTCGATACCGGGAAAAATCTGCTTATGCGGAACTTCCCTTTAAATACGGTGGATTTCGCCTAACACCAGGAGCAAGGGTTGACAACTATTCTGGCAGCAATGAAACCAATTTGGCTCCCCGAATCACAGGTGGTTATCTTTTTGAATCCACAAAAACAGGGTTTATGGTTGGGCATGGAATTCATTACAATGCTCCTGTGTCGATTGAGGCCTTGTCTGCTAAGTCAGGAAATCCTAATCTATATATGGAACGTTCCGAACATAATTCTGTCGGAGTCAGCCAGGAGTTTGCTAACAATTGGCAAATTAAAATCGAAGGTTTTCGGAATATCTTTCAGAATATCATTGTTCCTGATGCCTACATTGTTGATCCGTATGCTTTGAACAATGACACTCGAGTTTTTGTAAATGAGACAGCCAAAGTCCTCGCAAATCCCATCACACCCAAAAATCTAAATTATTCGAATGCAGGTTATGGTCATTCGGAAGGTGTTGAAATTTTTATTAAAAAAACAAAAGATCCAAGAGAACAATCTGGACTTTTTGGTTGGATTTCCTACACAAATTCCATCACCAAACGAATCAATAACCAAGCCAGATTATCCAGTGATGAAACAAGAAACAGAACTTTACTGAATAATTCCAGAACGCTTCTTGCCCAATCCAAAATTGGAACCAACTATATCAATTATTATGATGATAACCAATTTGAAGTTGTTTATAATAACGATAAAGAACAACTTTATGATTTAGATAGAACTCATATTTTAAATATTGTATTTGGTTATAAATTTAATCCTGAATGGATGGTGGGTGGAAGGTTTCGGTATTTTTCAGGTACACCTTACACTCCCATTACAAGTGCTACACGAGCAAATCAAGCCGCAACTTTTGGTTTGAACTTATATTTTCCAAATTATTCTGGGAACTATAACAGTGATCGATTTTTGCCCTTCCATCAATTTGACTTAAGAATCGATCGGATTGAAAATTATTCTTGGGGTTATATTAATACTTATATTGAATTTGTAAATTTTTATGGCCGTAGGAACCAAGCAGGATTCGAATTTGATAATACAAAAAACTACCAAAGGAATCAAAATCCCGCACCAACTTATGATACTGTAAATTCTCCATACATTATTTCGCAAACTCCGAATGGAAAATTAGCTTTTATTCCTCTTATCAATATTGGGATGGAGGTGCGATTTTGA
- a CDS encoding TetR/AcrR family transcriptional regulator, giving the protein MKKEPTRVRLLQVSKELFLKQGYSETGLNQIVGEAETVKASLYQHFSSKEMLGKEVLRIYSNENLTLLKSLMKRNPKPLDFVKAWVRILSREARESQLFGCGMANFRAQIAPNELEILKEIEEIAQKTIDCLAEYLEESLENGFIISKVDCRLLAKQLFFVYEGVLQGYRLLDDKRSLDELYRIAESLIPTSK; this is encoded by the coding sequence ATGAAAAAAGAACCAACTCGTGTACGCCTTTTGCAAGTAAGCAAGGAACTCTTTTTAAAACAAGGGTATTCGGAAACTGGCCTCAATCAAATCGTCGGGGAAGCAGAAACCGTCAAAGCGAGTTTGTACCAACATTTTTCCTCAAAAGAGATGTTGGGTAAGGAAGTACTTCGAATTTATTCGAATGAGAATTTAACTCTTCTCAAATCTCTGATGAAACGAAATCCAAAACCACTAGATTTTGTAAAGGCTTGGGTTCGGATTCTTTCCCGGGAAGCGAGAGAATCCCAACTCTTTGGATGTGGGATGGCCAATTTCCGAGCACAGATTGCACCAAACGAATTGGAAATTTTGAAAGAAATTGAGGAAATTGCCCAGAAAACCATCGATTGTTTGGCTGAATATTTAGAAGAGTCTTTGGAAAATGGTTTTATCATTTCTAAAGTGGATTGTCGATTACTCGCTAAACAATTATTTTTTGTCTACGAAGGGGTTTTGCAAGGGTACCGTTTGCTTGATGACAAAAGGTCATTGGATGAACTTTACCGAATTGCTGAGAGTTTGATCCCAACTTCTAAATGA
- a CDS encoding nitroreductase codes for MNSEMISIHESAKTTTEALETRHSIREYLEEPVPDEILQRIFKKALRSPSWKNSQPWKVHIVSGNKREELALELTKAAKESSPQPETNWPESYPSDAKKRMFDLGMKIYGVAGIDRKDKEARDQFMLRNFEFFGAPTAVFITSKFDLNFFVGIDLGCFLQSILLLAREEGLGTCPQAALGAFPDVVRNHLGLPKEEKVILGLSIGYPKPDSELNRFHTPRESAEDLLRFY; via the coding sequence ATGAATTCTGAAATGATATCCATCCATGAGTCTGCCAAAACAACAACGGAGGCCCTAGAAACTAGACATAGCATCCGAGAATATTTAGAAGAACCTGTCCCAGATGAAATCCTCCAAAGGATCTTCAAAAAGGCTCTACGTTCCCCCAGTTGGAAAAACTCACAACCTTGGAAGGTACATATTGTGAGTGGCAATAAACGAGAGGAGTTGGCATTGGAACTTACCAAAGCGGCAAAAGAGTCATCCCCCCAACCAGAAACCAATTGGCCAGAATCTTATCCCAGTGATGCCAAAAAACGAATGTTTGATTTAGGGATGAAAATTTACGGAGTGGCTGGAATTGATCGTAAAGACAAAGAGGCAAGGGATCAATTTATGCTTCGCAATTTTGAATTCTTTGGAGCACCGACTGCCGTTTTTATCACTTCTAAATTTGATCTTAATTTTTTTGTAGGAATTGATTTGGGTTGTTTTTTACAATCGATTCTTCTTTTGGCAAGAGAGGAAGGATTGGGAACTTGTCCACAAGCTGCTTTGGGTGCATTTCCAGATGTTGTACGAAATCATTTAGGACTTCCGAAGGAAGAAAAGGTGATCCTCGGACTGAGCATTGGATATCCAAAACCAGATTCTGAACTCAATCGTTTTCACACCCCAAGGGAATCTGCAGAAGATTTACTTCGGTTTTATTGA
- a CDS encoding class I SAM-dependent methyltransferase, with protein MYSKTFWNERYANEDYVYGKDPNDFLRTRLPNLKKGRILFPCEGEGRNAVFAAGLGWDVFAFDQSEIGKQKATALAKEKNVTIHYEISDVLSYPYAPEQMDMVALIYCHFHKSIRTTAHRNCVRTLKTGGILLLEAFSPDQLQYTSGGPKDPDMLYQLKDLRMDFSEMSVEYEEALEIELNESPFHRGKAAIVRLVLRKI; from the coding sequence ATGTATTCTAAAACTTTCTGGAATGAACGTTATGCGAATGAAGACTATGTTTACGGAAAAGATCCAAACGATTTTTTAAGAACTCGTTTGCCTAATTTGAAAAAAGGGAGAATTCTTTTTCCCTGCGAAGGGGAAGGACGAAATGCCGTATTTGCTGCAGGACTCGGTTGGGATGTATTTGCCTTTGACCAATCAGAAATCGGAAAACAGAAAGCAACTGCACTTGCTAAGGAAAAAAATGTCACCATCCACTATGAGATTTCTGATGTTCTGTCTTACCCTTATGCTCCAGAACAAATGGATATGGTTGCTTTGATCTATTGTCACTTTCATAAATCGATCCGCACAACAGCGCATCGGAATTGTGTTCGGACATTAAAAACAGGTGGGATTTTATTATTAGAAGCATTTTCTCCGGACCAGTTGCAATACACTTCTGGTGGTCCCAAAGATCCCGATATGTTGTATCAGTTAAAAGATTTGCGAATGGATTTTTCCGAAATGAGCGTTGAATATGAAGAGGCCTTAGAAATTGAACTCAATGAAAGCCCGTTCCATAGAGGAAAGGCAGCCATTGTTCGTTTGGTTTTACGAAAAATATAA
- a CDS encoding M20/M25/M40 family metallo-hydrolase — protein sequence MKVLVSVFILAVLSLQCSFGQKVKYAELKQSYPKVNWEARRSEAVKLLSDLLKIPSVRGNEIQVAKYIQAVLAKEGIPSRFVFDPKYPTRPNLIAELQATVPNPEPGIILANHLDTVEFDSKEWKVNPLSGTVSEGRVWGRGAIDMKGMAVMELLAFLEIKRSGIPRTRKIMYLALADEESGSELGGKYMTSKQKQVFEGYEYALNEGGVATRDIVIPGSTIFNIQYAEKGNIWLRAKIKGTSGHGSSPPTQYPALSLIQFFNEVRELESDIRITSETDAFFYQLGTISSFPNSFFLKNARNPLIKPLLHGTIRSNRHLTAMTTNTKSITGFRTTEGEGGENVIAGEASGRLDIRTLPGVDIEEFANKVKTIAAKYNAEITFTDINPTDVSPINTRLFSTLAAVSVKKFPNSTVTPFLSPGKTDNSYLRRLGIKSYGLIPAVLKSEDIDGMHGKNENMTIDNLELGTKILFETLVEMNQ from the coding sequence ATGAAGGTTTTAGTTTCGGTATTTATTCTCGCAGTTTTGAGTTTACAATGTTCCTTCGGTCAAAAGGTAAAGTATGCGGAACTAAAACAATCTTATCCCAAAGTCAATTGGGAAGCACGCAGGTCGGAAGCGGTAAAACTTTTATCAGATTTATTAAAAATACCATCGGTTCGTGGAAACGAAATTCAGGTGGCCAAATACATCCAAGCGGTTCTTGCCAAAGAAGGAATCCCTTCTCGTTTTGTTTTTGATCCGAAATATCCAACAAGACCAAATTTGATTGCAGAATTACAAGCGACTGTTCCTAATCCCGAGCCAGGAATCATTCTCGCAAACCATTTAGACACAGTCGAATTTGATTCTAAAGAATGGAAGGTTAATCCGCTTTCTGGAACGGTAAGTGAAGGCCGGGTTTGGGGACGTGGTGCCATTGATATGAAAGGTATGGCCGTGATGGAATTACTTGCCTTTCTGGAAATCAAACGATCTGGAATTCCAAGAACTAGAAAAATTATGTATTTGGCTTTGGCTGATGAGGAATCAGGTTCCGAGTTAGGCGGCAAGTATATGACTTCAAAACAAAAACAAGTTTTTGAAGGATACGAGTACGCACTCAATGAAGGTGGTGTGGCGACAAGGGACATTGTGATCCCAGGTTCCACTATCTTTAACATTCAATATGCGGAAAAAGGAAACATTTGGTTACGAGCCAAAATCAAAGGAACCAGTGGGCACGGATCTTCGCCTCCCACTCAATACCCAGCATTGTCCTTAATCCAATTTTTTAATGAAGTCAGAGAACTGGAATCTGATATCCGCATCACTTCCGAAACTGATGCATTTTTTTACCAACTAGGTACCATCAGTTCCTTTCCAAATTCATTTTTTTTGAAGAATGCCAGAAACCCATTGATCAAACCGTTATTACATGGAACCATCCGAAGCAATCGCCACCTAACAGCAATGACCACAAACACTAAGTCTATCACTGGATTTAGAACCACAGAAGGCGAAGGAGGAGAAAACGTAATTGCAGGGGAAGCCTCAGGAAGACTCGACATCAGAACATTGCCCGGAGTTGATATTGAAGAATTTGCCAATAAAGTAAAAACTATTGCCGCTAAATACAATGCAGAAATTACTTTTACCGATATCAATCCAACCGACGTATCTCCTATCAACACTCGACTTTTTAGCACTTTGGCAGCTGTGTCTGTCAAAAAGTTTCCAAACAGTACGGTAACTCCTTTTCTTTCTCCCGGAAAAACAGACAATTCCTACTTGAGAAGGTTGGGAATTAAATCATACGGATTGATTCCTGCGGTTCTCAAATCGGAAGATATTGATGGGATGCATGGTAAAAATGAAAACATGACCATTGATAACTTAGAATTAGGGACTAAAATTTTATTTGAAACCTTGGTGGAGATGAACCAGTAA
- the arsN2 gene encoding arsenic resistance N-acetyltransferase ArsN2, with translation MNSLEFKNAKKTDLEQIIILLEKFKLPNEDIHANSLIHFIIVKCNDQIIGTVALERFDNLALLRSLCVEENYRNDNIGKSLINKILDYARAENILDVYLLTTTADKYFLKFGFEEISRTNAPDLIQQSTQFRDICPSSAIFMHKKL, from the coding sequence ATGAACAGCTTAGAATTTAAAAATGCCAAAAAAACCGATTTAGAACAAATCATTATCCTTCTAGAAAAATTTAAGCTTCCTAATGAAGATATTCATGCAAATTCATTAATTCATTTCATTATTGTAAAATGTAACGATCAGATAATTGGTACGGTTGCACTAGAGAGATTCGACAATTTAGCCTTGCTTCGTTCTCTTTGTGTTGAAGAGAATTATCGAAATGATAATATTGGAAAGTCGCTTATCAATAAAATACTCGATTACGCCCGAGCGGAAAACATCTTGGATGTTTATTTACTTACTACTACAGCGGATAAATATTTTTTAAAATTTGGGTTTGAAGAAATTAGCAGAACGAATGCTCCCGATCTTATTCAACAATCTACTCAGTTTAGAGACATTTGTCCATCTTCAGCAATTTTTATGCACAAGAAACTCTAA
- a CDS encoding ester cyclase: MKKIIVEEFIKATNSHNWKKVLSLTHSNFIRHSSSIPHEIHGNHSLVEFHKNELKTFPDLDEKIEFLIEENDLVAARIKFTGTQKGKLGKFPPSNKILSASFNCFFKIVDDKISETWVEYDNLNGLMQLGHINSEII; the protein is encoded by the coding sequence ATGAAAAAAATAATAGTAGAAGAATTTATCAAAGCTACAAATTCACACAATTGGAAAAAAGTATTAAGCTTAACACATTCGAATTTCATAAGACATAGCTCTTCAATTCCTCATGAAATTCATGGAAATCACTCTCTAGTAGAATTCCATAAAAATGAATTGAAAACTTTTCCTGATCTTGATGAAAAAATTGAATTCTTAATAGAGGAAAATGATCTGGTTGCTGCCCGAATTAAATTTACAGGCACTCAGAAAGGTAAATTAGGAAAATTTCCCCCGTCAAACAAAATATTATCCGCTTCATTCAATTGTTTTTTCAAAATCGTCGACGATAAGATTTCAGAGACTTGGGTTGAATATGACAATCTTAATGGATTAATGCAATTAGGACATATTAATTCCGAAATAATTTGA
- a CDS encoding AAA family ATPase, with the protein MRKAHQATNLGVSNLHHSTLPLIQQVLDRWINSTHPKLQNSDNDIENSTNNYHRLQSIVKSFLGTEIEWDNDGYTTIFKKPIAKAQLSAGQRVLLQLCVAIYAQGGNLSNHILFMDEPENHLHPSAVIDLLDTIKKHNPNGQIWIATHSIPLLSHFDASSLWFVEEGIIKHSGKKPEEVLKSLLGNEERIQKLKDFTSLPNELARNRFAFECLCSPKVIETDSKDPQSKQLYDQLEIIWKKKETISLLDFGAGKGRMIANLADYENISPAILDYHAYDSSDSEKEHCLKNISLSYSNETNRYHNSLEDLRSKVDDHYFDVVVLSNVLHEIPHESWCETFSSIEKILKTDGFLLLIEDCRLPTGELAHKNGFIVFNTLHLKKLFEIPANEEKFIKHDARFDSIDQRGRLMAHLIPTKYLKKISSQTIKSSLLELKSSAKTEIRKIRKGEISYSNGIAHSFWTQQLANAELCLSELGE; encoded by the coding sequence ATGCGGAAGGCTCATCAAGCTACAAACCTAGGAGTTTCAAACCTTCACCATTCAACACTCCCCTTAATACAACAAGTATTAGATCGTTGGATTAATTCAACTCATCCAAAATTACAGAATTCAGATAACGACATCGAGAATTCGACAAATAATTACCACCGCTTACAAAGCATAGTAAAATCGTTTTTAGGTACCGAAATAGAATGGGACAATGACGGCTATACTACTATCTTTAAAAAACCAATTGCTAAAGCCCAGCTTTCAGCGGGGCAAAGAGTATTACTGCAACTTTGTGTCGCAATTTATGCTCAAGGAGGTAATTTATCAAATCATATTCTCTTTATGGATGAACCTGAAAACCATTTACATCCTTCTGCAGTCATAGATTTATTAGATACAATAAAAAAACATAATCCAAATGGTCAAATTTGGATAGCAACCCACTCAATACCACTTTTATCGCATTTTGACGCTTCTTCTCTTTGGTTTGTAGAAGAAGGTATAATAAAACACTCAGGTAAGAAACCAGAAGAAGTATTGAAAAGTCTATTAGGCAATGAAGAAAGAATTCAGAAATTAAAAGATTTTACAAGCTTACCTAATGAATTAGCTAGAAATCGTTTTGCATTCGAATGTTTATGCTCTCCTAAAGTTATTGAAACTGATTCTAAAGACCCACAATCTAAACAGCTTTATGACCAACTTGAAATAATTTGGAAAAAAAAAGAAACTATTAGTCTGCTTGATTTTGGTGCAGGTAAAGGTCGAATGATTGCTAACCTTGCAGACTACGAAAACATATCACCAGCTATATTGGATTATCATGCATACGATTCATCAGATTCAGAGAAAGAACATTGCCTTAAGAATATTTCATTATCTTATTCAAATGAAACCAATCGTTATCATAATTCACTTGAAGATTTACGGTCTAAGGTAGATGACCATTACTTTGATGTGGTTGTCTTAAGTAATGTCCTCCATGAAATACCACATGAGTCATGGTGTGAAACCTTTAGTAGCATTGAAAAAATCCTAAAGACTGATGGCTTCCTTTTATTAATTGAAGACTGCCGTTTACCAACAGGTGAACTTGCCCATAAAAATGGTTTTATTGTTTTCAATACGCTGCATTTAAAAAAACTATTTGAAATTCCAGCTAATGAGGAAAAATTCATTAAACATGATGCTCGATTCGATTCTATTGATCAACGTGGTCGATTAATGGCACATTTAATTCCGACAAAATATTTAAAAAAGATTTCTTCTCAAACAATTAAGAGCTCATTACTAGAATTAAAATCTTCAGCAAAAACGGAAATTCGCAAAATTCGTAAAGGCGAAATAAGTTATTCTAATGGTATTGCACACAGTTTTTGGACTCAACAGCTAGCAAATGCGGAACTTTGTTTATCCGAATTAGGTGAGTAA